One Pseudomonas sp. HOU2 genomic window carries:
- the folK gene encoding 2-amino-4-hydroxy-6-hydroxymethyldihydropteridine diphosphokinase, translating to MSLTQVYLGLGSNIERETHLRAGLDALATFLVDIRCSAVFESQPVGIKSGPFFNFVVSAFTDLPLVELDRRLKFIEADNGRYAPDRKGLPLDIDVLLYGDLTGNFDGLILPRAEILKNAFVLWPLSLIAPDRVHPGVGKSFATLWAEAQIDQVLAPVGFEWRGEQLTPPSL from the coding sequence ATGTCGCTGACTCAGGTGTACCTCGGGCTCGGTAGCAATATCGAGCGCGAAACCCATTTGCGCGCTGGGCTCGACGCTTTGGCTACGTTTCTGGTGGATATCCGCTGTTCGGCGGTGTTCGAGAGCCAGCCGGTGGGGATCAAGAGCGGGCCGTTCTTCAATTTCGTGGTCTCGGCGTTTACCGATCTGCCCTTGGTGGAGCTGGATCGGCGCCTGAAATTCATCGAAGCCGACAATGGTCGCTATGCGCCGGATCGCAAGGGTCTACCGCTGGATATCGACGTTTTGTTGTACGGCGATCTGACCGGTAATTTCGACGGTTTGATTCTGCCGCGCGCCGAAATCCTGAAAAACGCCTTTGTGCTGTGGCCGCTGTCGCTGATTGCGCCGGATCGGGTGCATCCTGGCGTGGGAAAAAGCTTCGCGACGTTGTGGGCCGAGGCGCAGATTGATCAGGTGTTGGCGCCGGTGGGGTTTGAATGGCGTGGCGAGCAATTGACCCCGCCGAGTCTTTAA